The region TTGACCCAGTTTTTGACTACTTGTACGTTCTCTTCATCATTGTCAAAATATCCGAATGAGGTAAAAAGATTGCTCACTACTTCAAATACAGTGGGTAAAAGCTGACGAATGTCCTGCACAAAAAATTGAATATTAGACAGGTTTCTGCTCTGTTTTATAGCTTGTTCAATGTTATTGGGGGATAGGTCTATACCTGTAACTTGGAAGCCCTTTTGAGCTAAGTATATTGCATGTCTGCCTGTACCGCAAGCTGTGTCCAACCAAGAATCCCCTATTTTTACGTGCCCTTCTGATAATAAAAAGTCAGTTAGAACATCAATGAACTGTTTTGCTTCCTGTACATCTCGGTGTTGATACAAAAGATGATAATAAGGGCTATCAAACCAGCTCCTATACCACATTATTTTATTGTTGTAAAAGTTGATTTATAGCATTATTGACCTGTTCAAAAGGAAAACTCTCTAAAACTCTCTGCATCTCCTGTTGAATAATAGCATTTTGTAAATTGCCGATACTTCCTTCATGAGTGTGCTTGACTTCTTTAGGTGGATTAAATGTACCATTTTGAATCTGTTCAGCTACTATACGGTAAGCTTCTCTAAAAGGAACGCCTTTTAATACTAAATCATTTACTACCTCTACGCTAAACAGGTGTTCATATCGTTTGTCTTCTAAAATGTTTTCCTTAATAATAATTTGACTGATGGCGTAATTAGTGATATAAATACAAGAATTAAGTTCAGCAAAAGCAGGAATGAAGTTTTCTTTGATAAGTTGTAAATCTCTGTGATATCCTGATGCTAAATTGGCAGTAATTAAGCTAATTTCATTGGGGAGTGCCATAATTTTGTTGCACTTAGCGCGTACAAGTTCAAAAACATCAGGATTTTTTTTATGTGGCATGATACTTGAACCTGTGGTTAGTGCGTCAGGAAAGGTAATAAAGCCGAAATTTTGAGAAATATACAAGCATACATCTTGGGCAAGTTTAGCTAAGGTAGCCGCAACGTTAGCCATAGCTTGTGCTACAATCCGTTCTGTCTTTCCTCTTCCCATTTGAGCATAAACTACATTGACGTTGAGCTGTTCAAAACCCAGCAGCCGTGTAGTCATTGTACGATTGAGCGGAAAAGATGAACCGTATCCTGCCGCAGAACCTAACGGATTTTTATTTGCTACTCGGTAAGCGGCTTGCAGTGTAATTAAGTCATCTACTAAGCTTTCAGCATATCCACCAAACCAAAGCCCAAAAGAAGAGGGCATAGCAATTTGATAGTGCGTATACCCTGGTATAAGAACATGCTTATGTTTCTCACTTAGCTCAATAAGTGTATCAAATAATTCCTTGACAAGATGAACCGTGTTTTCAATTTCTTTGCGAATAAAAAGTTTTAGATCTAATAGTACTTGGTCATTACGAGATCGCCCACTATGAATCTTTTTGCCCACCTCACCTAACTTACGAGTTAAGTGCAATTCTACTTGTGAATGAACATCTTCTACTCCTTCTTCAATCACAAAATTACCTTTTTCGATTTCATAGTACAAAGCAATCAGTTCTTTTTTTAGTGTAGAGAGTTCATCTTGAGTTAGCAAGCCGATGCTTTGCAGCATCGTAATATGGGCAATTGAACCTATCACATCATGTGGGGCAAGGTACAAGTCCATTTCACGGTCCTTGCCAACCGTGAAGTTCTCAATTTCTTTACTGATTTCAAAGCCTTTTTGCCATAATTTCATGCAGGCAAAAATATCAATTTTTGACTGTACAATTTTAACTAGTGTCCTAAATAAACACTTTGGTCGGGAACTAATACTTTTACCCTACCAAATACTTGACATTGACAAGCTAAACGA is a window of Bacteroidia bacterium DNA encoding:
- the argH gene encoding argininosuccinate lyase, which gives rise to MKLWQKGFEISKEIENFTVGKDREMDLYLAPHDVIGSIAHITMLQSIGLLTQDELSTLKKELIALYYEIEKGNFVIEEGVEDVHSQVELHLTRKLGEVGKKIHSGRSRNDQVLLDLKLFIRKEIENTVHLVKELFDTLIELSEKHKHVLIPGYTHYQIAMPSSFGLWFGGYAESLVDDLITLQAAYRVANKNPLGSAAGYGSSFPLNRTMTTRLLGFEQLNVNVVYAQMGRGKTERIVAQAMANVAATLAKLAQDVCLYISQNFGFITFPDALTTGSSIMPHKKNPDVFELVRAKCNKIMALPNEISLITANLASGYHRDLQLIKENFIPAFAELNSCIYITNYAISQIIIKENILEDKRYEHLFSVEVVNDLVLKGVPFREAYRIVAEQIQNGTFNPPKEVKHTHEGSIGNLQNAIIQQEMQRVLESFPFEQVNNAINQLLQQ
- a CDS encoding class I SAM-dependent methyltransferase; this encodes MWYRSWFDSPYYHLLYQHRDVQEAKQFIDVLTDFLLSEGHVKIGDSWLDTACGTGRHAIYLAQKGFQVTGIDLSPNNIEQAIKQSRNLSNIQFFVQDIRQLLPTVFEVVSNLFTSFGYFDNDEENVQVVKNWVKQSNNIIILDYFNSEYVMQTLIPHEKVVKKSITFYITRRIEDNTVIKTITFADQGRNYLFEERVKLYSSKTLIHFFQQAGASILAQWGDYQAHSQGKRCILIAKKIKN